A region from the Cyprinus carpio isolate SPL01 chromosome A8, ASM1834038v1, whole genome shotgun sequence genome encodes:
- the ca8h9orf64 gene encoding queuosine salvage protein, giving the protein MEKPLSPRESGQFVAERSRDVFVDEDGVKRVAQMIYELRDSEEFTASGWKMMNPLAPSPDSDEAINWVFVTDTMNFSFWPEREEEQCEVLCRGNTYRGYMSLCAAVTRAMDEGVPITNPTYFSQISEAELAKVLRSDSGTPMPMLRERHQALTEAGRVLAEHGGSFRKFMSHCENDAEKMVKYIVENIPSYRDEATYEGKRISFYKRAQILVADFWGIMEARGEGHIPNLDYLTMFADYRVPQGLVHLGALRYSDALMETLKKGELLSSGERRELEIRGCSIWCVERIRQHLWKLVEERDGKSCHINSALIDFYLWPYAKKHHSEMAHIPIHHTRCIYY; this is encoded by the exons ATGGAGAAGCCACTGTCCCCCCGAGAGTCCGGTCAGTTTGTGGCCGAGCGCAGTCGAGATGTGTTCGTGGATGAAGATGGGGTTAAGCGTGTGGCGCAGATGATCTACGAGCTCCGGGACAGCGAGGAGTTCACAGCCAGCGGCTGGAAGATGATGAATCCTCTGGCCCCTTCGCCAGACTCGGACGAAGCCATCAACTGGGTGTTTGTGACAGACACCATGAACTTCTCCTTCTGGCCGGAGAGGGAGGAGGAGCAGTGTGAGGTGCTGTGTAGAGGAAACACCTACCGAGGGTACATGTCTCTCTGTGCTGCTGTGACCAGAGCTATGGACGAAG GAGTGCCCATTACAAACCCTACCTACTTCTCTCAGATCAGTGAGGCCGAGCTGGCGAAAGTCCTGCGCTCAGACAGCGGTACTCCCATGCCGATGCTGCGAGAGCGTCACCAGGCCCTCACGGAGGCCGGACGGGTGCTCGCGGAGCACGGGGGATCCTTCCGGAAATTCATGAGTCACTGTGAGAATGATGCAGAGAAGATGGTGAAGTACATTGTGGAGAACATACCGTCATACAGAGACGAAGCCACGTACGAG GGTAAGAGGATCTCGTTTTATAAGAGAGCTCAGATCCTTGTGGCAGACTTCTGGGGCATCATGGAGGCACGAGGGGAGGGACACATCCCTAACCTGGACTACCTGACCATGTTCGCAGACTACAGGGTGCCACAAGGCCTCGTGCATCTTGGCGCTTTACGCTACTCTGATGCCCTTATGGAGACATTGAAAAAGG GTGAACTGTTGAGCTCAGGTGAGAGGAGAGAGCTGGAGATCAGGGGCTGCTCCATCTGGTGTGTGGAGAGGATCCGGCAGCATCTGTGGAAGCTTGTGGAGGAGAGAGACGGGAAGAGCTGCCACATCAACTCTGCCCTAATTGACTTTTACCTGTGGCCATATGCTAAAAAACACCACAGCGAAATGGCACACATCCCGATACATCACACACGCTGCATCTACTATTGA
- the LOC109081231 gene encoding heterogeneous nuclear ribonucleoprotein K-like isoform X5 codes for MLPKDPYRKFSYQHHNGVDFDCELRMLIHQSLAGSIIGVKGAKIKELRESTQTTIKLFQECCPQSTDRVVLVGGKAERVVQCIKTMLELIVEAPIKGRAQQYDPNFYDETYDYGGFSMMHEDRGRRPMGGFSSRGRGSGGGFDRMPPSGGRGGHHMQNRRDYDDMSPRRGPPPAQRGGRGGSRPHRSMPMGPPHHRRGDDQYSYSSQRGHMEERRHGERRGRNDRYGGSMNDGYDSSPSWDSSYQSGGRSSYTEGPVITTQVTIPKDVSKSLLDCYALHLTHTCLRPSAVILSWRDPSSVKAVRGSSRFGMSPEPRSKSTSPCRVQRTASSPSPGPKTRSRTLSTCYRTALYTSWDARTDQPTFLRMSIQLRD; via the exons atgctTCCAAAAGACCCCTACCGAAAATTTTCA TATCAGCATCATAACGGTGTGGACTTTGACTGCGAGCTGAGGATGCTCATCCATCAGAGTCTAGCTGGGAGCATCATTGGCGTGAAGGGCGCTAAGATTAAGGAACTCCGTGAA AGCACCCAGACCACCATCAAGCTCTTTCAGGAGTGCTGTCCTCAGTCCACTGACCGCGTGGTGCTCGTGGGGGGGAAAGCGGAGCGGGTGGTGCAGTGCATTAAGACCATGCTGGAGCTCATTGTGGAG gCTCCCATTAAAGGTCGAGCTCAGCAGTACGACCCTAACTTTTACGATGAGACGTATGACTATGGTGGCTTCAGTATGATGCATGAAGATCGGGGCCGTCGGCCAATGGGAGGCTTCTCCTCGAGGGGGCGTGGCAGCGGTGGAGGCTTCGATCGAATGCCCCCCAGCGGGGGTCGTGGCGGTCACCACATGCAAAACAGGAGAGACTACGATGACATGAGCCCACGCAGGGGCCCCCCTCCAGCCCAGAGAGGGGGAAGAGGAGGGAGTCGCCCTCACCGAAGCATGCCCATGGGACCCCCACACCACAGGAGAGG TGATGATCAGTACTCCTACAGCTCCCAGCGTGGCCACATGGAAGAACGGCGGCA CGGGGAAAGACGAGGGCGCAATGATCGTTATGGAGGCAGCATG AACGATGGATATG ACAGCAGTCCATCTTGGGATTCCTCTTATCAGTCTG GTGGAAGGAGTAGTTACACCGAAGGTCCTGTGATCACCACACAAGTGACCATTCCTAAAGATGTGAGTAAATCGCTCCTGGATTGCTACGCTTTACACCTGACACACACGTGTTTACGTCCCTCTGCTGTGATTCTCAGCTGGCGGGATCCATCATCGGTAAAGGCGGTCAGAGGATCAAGCAGATTCGGCATGAGTCCGGAGCCTCGATCAAAATCGACGAGCCCCTGCAGGGTTCAGAGGACCGCATCATCACCATCACCGGGACCCAAGACCAGATCCAGAACGCTCAGTACCTGTTACAGAACAG CGCTCTACACCTCTTGGGACGCCAGAACTGACCAGCCCACGTTTCTCAGGATGTCCATCCAGCTGCGGGACTGA
- the LOC109081231 gene encoding heterogeneous nuclear ribonucleoprotein K-like isoform X4 produces the protein MELENDPQEEETFSSKESNGKRSAEETEEDKPHKRSRNSDDMVELRILLQSKNAGAVIGKGGKNIKALRTDYNATVSVPDSSGPERILSISADIPTVAEILLKVIPTLEEYQHHNGVDFDCELRMLIHQSLAGSIIGVKGAKIKELRESTQTTIKLFQECCPQSTDRVVLVGGKAERVVQCIKTMLELIVEAPIKGRAQQYDPNFYDETYDYGGFSMMHEDRGRRPMGGFSSRGRGSGGGFDRMPPSGGRGGHHMQNRRDYDDMSPRRGPPPAQRGGRGGSRPHRSMPMGPPHHRRGDDQYSYSSQRGHMEERRHGERRGRNDRYGGSMNDGYDSSPSWDSSYQSGGRSSYTEGPVITTQVTIPKDLAGSIIGKGGQRIKQIRHESGASIKIDEPLQGSEDRIITITGTQDQIQNAQYLLQNSALHLLGRQN, from the exons ATGGAGCTAGAAAATGACCCACAGGAAGAGGAGACTTTCAGCAGCAAAGAGAGCAATG GCAAGCGCTCTGCTGAGGAGACGGAGGAGGACAAGCCTCATAAGCGATCCCGAAATTCTGACGACATGGTGGAGCTCAGAATCCTGCTACAGAGCAAA AACGCCGGAGCGGTGATCGGAAAGGGTGGGAAGAATATTAAAGCCCTGCGCACAGAC TACAATGCCACTGTGTCTGTCCCAGACAGCAGTGGGCCCGAGCG AATCCTCAGCATAAGTGCAGATATTCCCACGGTAGCTGAGATATTGCTGAAGGTCATACCTACTCTGGAAGag TATCAGCATCATAACGGTGTGGACTTTGACTGCGAGCTGAGGATGCTCATCCATCAGAGTCTAGCTGGGAGCATCATTGGCGTGAAGGGCGCTAAGATTAAGGAACTCCGTGAA AGCACCCAGACCACCATCAAGCTCTTTCAGGAGTGCTGTCCTCAGTCCACTGACCGCGTGGTGCTCGTGGGGGGGAAAGCGGAGCGGGTGGTGCAGTGCATTAAGACCATGCTGGAGCTCATTGTGGAG gCTCCCATTAAAGGTCGAGCTCAGCAGTACGACCCTAACTTTTACGATGAGACGTATGACTATGGTGGCTTCAGTATGATGCATGAAGATCGGGGCCGTCGGCCAATGGGAGGCTTCTCCTCGAGGGGGCGTGGCAGCGGTGGAGGCTTCGATCGAATGCCCCCCAGCGGGGGTCGTGGCGGTCACCACATGCAAAACAGGAGAGACTACGATGACATGAGCCCACGCAGGGGCCCCCCTCCAGCCCAGAGAGGGGGAAGAGGAGGGAGTCGCCCTCACCGAAGCATGCCCATGGGACCCCCACACCACAGGAGAGG TGATGATCAGTACTCCTACAGCTCCCAGCGTGGCCACATGGAAGAACGGCGGCA CGGGGAAAGACGAGGGCGCAATGATCGTTATGGAGGCAGCATG AACGATGGATATG ACAGCAGTCCATCTTGGGATTCCTCTTATCAGTCTG GTGGAAGGAGTAGTTACACCGAAGGTCCTGTGATCACCACACAAGTGACCATTCCTAAAGAT CTGGCGGGATCCATCATCGGTAAAGGCGGTCAGAGGATCAAGCAGATTCGGCATGAGTCCGGAGCCTCGATCAAAATCGACGAGCCCCTGCAGGGTTCAGAGGACCGCATCATCACCATCACCGGGACCCAAGACCAGATCCAGAACGCTCAGTACCTGTTACAGAACAG CGCTCTACACCTCTTGGGACGCCAGAACTGA
- the LOC122145959 gene encoding recQ-mediated genome instability protein 1-like — protein MSVGEVQVTQAWLRSQWHIQVPHAWLDACVNWIKEEADSEPVPQSLLNQRVLEQWLLTDLRDLSHPVLPERISEAQKTELTSCYSLQMDSLLDVSQPAYTQLQRIRGTDCSNDQVSAVTPETQRPWEAKPTRMLMLQLTDGVQSLEGMEYRPIPTLSTNLPPGTKLQLVGPIVVRLGVLLLKAENVKVLGGEVEQLLEIYSQSRVLSGTLGLPEENHPEDEELDDQELLASVEAPVDHQVADSGYHSMASVASFRPPQSQPRPQATPVSREDDWDMDEIPDDDFRSIPDDFDGVPQNAVDEDFDDIPLEELDSVMSPIDSEVMPSRREHSEIKHPDVIQPNTEEPSLISFHSSTMLNSRSLNEVPDASVANTVEEPDANLPNQHKTREPSQTLHSRNLLSHAKQSRTLNEVPHTSVTRSSSNTAGSSGCERDAPTPPYLCMLQGGPWPPARAQVLRLQAFIVTLVGSLRCSSGVWKLGATISDGTGYLDVDLSDAMLTKLIGYTAAEARVLRKDPARRGEVDRGIQHCQRELVDMCCMMSVQVDQTRRGVVLCVSPLSDRESSEIQKRVKERRN, from the coding sequence ATGTCAGTGGGGGAAGTCCAGGTTACCCAGGCATGGCTGCGTTCTCAATGGCACATCCAGGTCCCTCACGCCTGGCTGGACGCTTGCGTGAACTGGATAAAGGAGGAAGCAGACAGCGAACCCGTGCCTCAGTCGCTGCTGAATCAGCGCGtcctggagcaatggctgctgactGACCTGCGAGATCTGTCCCACCCGGTGCTCCCCGAAAGAATATCCGAGGCACAGAAAACAGAACTAACCAGCTGTTACAGTCTTCAGATGGACTCGCTGCTAGACGTCAGCCAGCCTGCCTACACGCAGCTGCAGCGTATTCGGGGCACAGACTGCTCCAATGATCAAGTCTCGGCGGTTACGCCAGAGACGCAGCGGCCGTGGGAGGCCAAGCCCACGCGTATGTTGATGTTGCAGCTCACGGATGGAGTGCAGAGTCTGGAGGGTATGGAATACCGGCCCATCCCGACCTTAAGCACCAACCTGCCCCCCGGGACGAAGCTACAGCTAGTCGGTCCTATCGTCGTCCGTCTCGGGGTGTTGCTCTTGAAAGCAGAGAATGTGAAGGTGTTGGGTGGAGAGGTGGAACAGCTCTTGGAGATTTACTCTCAGAGCAGAGTGCTTAGCGGGACACTCGGTTTGCCTGAGGAGAACCATCCAGAAGATGAGGAACTGGATGACCAGGAGCTCCTGGCCAGCGTAGAGGCTCCAGTAGATCATCAGGTAGCTGACAGCGGCTACCACAGCATGGCTTCAGTAGCCTCCTTCAGACCACCTCAATCGCAACCCCGTCCTCAAGCGACGCCCGTTTCCAGAGAAGACGACTGGGATATGGATGAAATTCCAGATGATGACTTCAGAAGCATTCCAGACGATTTTGATGGCGTTCCACAAAATGCGGTGGACGAGGACTTTGATGACATCCCGTTAGAGGAGCTGGACAGTGTGATGTCCCCGATAGATTCAGAAGTCATGCCAAGCAGGCGGGAACACTCTGAAATCAAGCACCCTGATGTGATCCAGCCCAACACAGAAGAACCAAGCCTTATAAGTTTTCACTCCAGCACTATGCTTAACAGCAGAAGCTTAAATGAAGTTCCTGATGCGTCTGTTGCAAACACAGTAGAGGAACCTGATGCAAACTTACCCAACCAACACAAAACTAGAGAACCAAGCCAAACTTTACACTCTAGGAATCTGCTTAGCCACGCCAAGCAAAGCAGAACCTTAAATGAAGTTCCTCACACATCTGTTACAAGATCCTCTTCAAACACAGCAGGATCTTCTGGTTGCGAACGAGATGCGCCTACACCACCGTACCTCTGCATGCTACAGGGTGGCCCCTGGCCGCCCGCCAGAGCTCAGGTTTTACGACTGCAGGCTTTCATCGTGACGCTAGTAGGAAGTTTGCGCTGTAGTAGTGGCGTGTGGAAACTCGGGGCCACCATATCAGACGGAACCGGGTACCTGGATGTGGATCTGTCCGACGCCATGCTCACCAAACTCATCGGCTACACGGCGGCAGAGGCTCGAGTGCTGCGGAAGGACCCGGCGAGACGTGGTGAGGTGGACAGAGGGATTCAGCACTGTCAAAGAGAGCTGGTGGATATGTGCTGTATGATGAGCGTGCAGGTGGATCAGACGCGCAGAGGAGTCGTGTTGTGTGTCAGTCCGCTCTCTGACAGAGAGAGCTCCGAGATCCAGaaaagagtgaaagagaggaGGAACTGA
- the LOC109081231 gene encoding heterogeneous nuclear ribonucleoprotein K-like isoform X6 — translation MLIHQSLAGSIIGVKGAKIKELRESTQTTIKLFQECCPQSTDRVVLVGGKAERVVQCIKTMLELIVEAPIKGRAQQYDPNFYDETYDYGGFSMMHEDRGRRPMGGFSSRGRGSGGGFDRMPPSGGRGGHHMQNRRDYDDMSPRRGPPPAQRGGRGGSRPHRSMPMGPPHHRRGDDQYSYSSQRGHMEERRHGERRGRNDRYGGSMNDGYDSSPSWDSSYQSGGRSSYTEGPVITTQVTIPKDVSKSLLDCYALHLTHTCLRPSAVILSWRDPSSVKAVRGSSRFGMSPEPRSKSTSPCRVQRTASSPSPGPKTRSRTLSTCYRTALYTSWDARTDQPTFLRMSIQLRD, via the exons ATGCTCATCCATCAGAGTCTAGCTGGGAGCATCATTGGCGTGAAGGGCGCTAAGATTAAGGAACTCCGTGAA AGCACCCAGACCACCATCAAGCTCTTTCAGGAGTGCTGTCCTCAGTCCACTGACCGCGTGGTGCTCGTGGGGGGGAAAGCGGAGCGGGTGGTGCAGTGCATTAAGACCATGCTGGAGCTCATTGTGGAG gCTCCCATTAAAGGTCGAGCTCAGCAGTACGACCCTAACTTTTACGATGAGACGTATGACTATGGTGGCTTCAGTATGATGCATGAAGATCGGGGCCGTCGGCCAATGGGAGGCTTCTCCTCGAGGGGGCGTGGCAGCGGTGGAGGCTTCGATCGAATGCCCCCCAGCGGGGGTCGTGGCGGTCACCACATGCAAAACAGGAGAGACTACGATGACATGAGCCCACGCAGGGGCCCCCCTCCAGCCCAGAGAGGGGGAAGAGGAGGGAGTCGCCCTCACCGAAGCATGCCCATGGGACCCCCACACCACAGGAGAGG TGATGATCAGTACTCCTACAGCTCCCAGCGTGGCCACATGGAAGAACGGCGGCA CGGGGAAAGACGAGGGCGCAATGATCGTTATGGAGGCAGCATG AACGATGGATATG ACAGCAGTCCATCTTGGGATTCCTCTTATCAGTCTG GTGGAAGGAGTAGTTACACCGAAGGTCCTGTGATCACCACACAAGTGACCATTCCTAAAGATGTGAGTAAATCGCTCCTGGATTGCTACGCTTTACACCTGACACACACGTGTTTACGTCCCTCTGCTGTGATTCTCAGCTGGCGGGATCCATCATCGGTAAAGGCGGTCAGAGGATCAAGCAGATTCGGCATGAGTCCGGAGCCTCGATCAAAATCGACGAGCCCCTGCAGGGTTCAGAGGACCGCATCATCACCATCACCGGGACCCAAGACCAGATCCAGAACGCTCAGTACCTGTTACAGAACAG CGCTCTACACCTCTTGGGACGCCAGAACTGACCAGCCCACGTTTCTCAGGATGTCCATCCAGCTGCGGGACTGA
- the LOC109081231 gene encoding heterogeneous nuclear ribonucleoprotein K-like isoform X2 — translation MELENDPQEEETFSSKESNGKRSAEETEEDKPHKRSRNSDDMVELRILLQSKNAGAVIGKGGKNIKALRTDYNATVSVPDSSGPERILSISADIPTVAEILLKVIPTLEEYQHHNGVDFDCELRMLIHQSLAGSIIGVKGAKIKELRESTQTTIKLFQECCPQSTDRVVLVGGKAERVVQCIKTMLELIVEAPIKGRAQQYDPNFYDETYDYGGFSMMHEDRGRRPMGGFSSRGRGSGGGFDRMPPSGGRGGHHMQNRRDYDDMSPRRGPPPAQRGGRGGSRPHRSMPMGPPHHRRGDDQYSYSSQRGHMEERRHGERRGRNDRYGGSMNDGYDSSPSWDSSYQSGGRSSYTEGPVITTQVTIPKDVSKSLLDCYALHLTHTCLRPSAVILSWRDPSSVKAVRGSSRFGMSPEPRSKSTSPCRVQRTASSPSPGPKTRSRTLSTCYRTALYTSWDARTDQPTFLRMSIQLRD, via the exons ATGGAGCTAGAAAATGACCCACAGGAAGAGGAGACTTTCAGCAGCAAAGAGAGCAATG GCAAGCGCTCTGCTGAGGAGACGGAGGAGGACAAGCCTCATAAGCGATCCCGAAATTCTGACGACATGGTGGAGCTCAGAATCCTGCTACAGAGCAAA AACGCCGGAGCGGTGATCGGAAAGGGTGGGAAGAATATTAAAGCCCTGCGCACAGAC TACAATGCCACTGTGTCTGTCCCAGACAGCAGTGGGCCCGAGCG AATCCTCAGCATAAGTGCAGATATTCCCACGGTAGCTGAGATATTGCTGAAGGTCATACCTACTCTGGAAGag TATCAGCATCATAACGGTGTGGACTTTGACTGCGAGCTGAGGATGCTCATCCATCAGAGTCTAGCTGGGAGCATCATTGGCGTGAAGGGCGCTAAGATTAAGGAACTCCGTGAA AGCACCCAGACCACCATCAAGCTCTTTCAGGAGTGCTGTCCTCAGTCCACTGACCGCGTGGTGCTCGTGGGGGGGAAAGCGGAGCGGGTGGTGCAGTGCATTAAGACCATGCTGGAGCTCATTGTGGAG gCTCCCATTAAAGGTCGAGCTCAGCAGTACGACCCTAACTTTTACGATGAGACGTATGACTATGGTGGCTTCAGTATGATGCATGAAGATCGGGGCCGTCGGCCAATGGGAGGCTTCTCCTCGAGGGGGCGTGGCAGCGGTGGAGGCTTCGATCGAATGCCCCCCAGCGGGGGTCGTGGCGGTCACCACATGCAAAACAGGAGAGACTACGATGACATGAGCCCACGCAGGGGCCCCCCTCCAGCCCAGAGAGGGGGAAGAGGAGGGAGTCGCCCTCACCGAAGCATGCCCATGGGACCCCCACACCACAGGAGAGG TGATGATCAGTACTCCTACAGCTCCCAGCGTGGCCACATGGAAGAACGGCGGCA CGGGGAAAGACGAGGGCGCAATGATCGTTATGGAGGCAGCATG AACGATGGATATG ACAGCAGTCCATCTTGGGATTCCTCTTATCAGTCTG GTGGAAGGAGTAGTTACACCGAAGGTCCTGTGATCACCACACAAGTGACCATTCCTAAAGATGTGAGTAAATCGCTCCTGGATTGCTACGCTTTACACCTGACACACACGTGTTTACGTCCCTCTGCTGTGATTCTCAGCTGGCGGGATCCATCATCGGTAAAGGCGGTCAGAGGATCAAGCAGATTCGGCATGAGTCCGGAGCCTCGATCAAAATCGACGAGCCCCTGCAGGGTTCAGAGGACCGCATCATCACCATCACCGGGACCCAAGACCAGATCCAGAACGCTCAGTACCTGTTACAGAACAG CGCTCTACACCTCTTGGGACGCCAGAACTGACCAGCCCACGTTTCTCAGGATGTCCATCCAGCTGCGGGACTGA
- the LOC109081231 gene encoding heterogeneous nuclear ribonucleoprotein K-like isoform X3, giving the protein MELENDPQEEETFSSKESNGKRSAEETEEDKPHKRSRNSDDMVELRILLQSKNAGAVIGKGGKNIKALRTDYNATVSVPDSSGPERILSISADIPTVAEILLKVIPTLEESSTCAVVKTMLPKDPYRKFSYQHHNGVDFDCELRMLIHQSLAGSIIGVKGAKIKELRESTQTTIKLFQECCPQSTDRVVLVGGKAERVVQCIKTMLELIVEAPIKGRAQQYDPNFYDETYDYGGFSMMHEDRGRRPMGGFSSRGRGSGGGFDRMPPSGGRGGHHMQNRRDYDDMSPRRGPPPAQRGGRGGSRPHRSMPMGPPHHRRGDDQYSYSSQRGHMEERRHGERRGRNDRYGGSMNDGYDSSPSWDSSYQSGGRSSYTEGPVITTQVTIPKDLAGSIIGKGGQRIKQIRHESGASIKIDEPLQGSEDRIITITGTQDQIQNAQYLLQNSALHLLGRQN; this is encoded by the exons ATGGAGCTAGAAAATGACCCACAGGAAGAGGAGACTTTCAGCAGCAAAGAGAGCAATG GCAAGCGCTCTGCTGAGGAGACGGAGGAGGACAAGCCTCATAAGCGATCCCGAAATTCTGACGACATGGTGGAGCTCAGAATCCTGCTACAGAGCAAA AACGCCGGAGCGGTGATCGGAAAGGGTGGGAAGAATATTAAAGCCCTGCGCACAGAC TACAATGCCACTGTGTCTGTCCCAGACAGCAGTGGGCCCGAGCG AATCCTCAGCATAAGTGCAGATATTCCCACGGTAGCTGAGATATTGCTGAAGGTCATACCTACTCTGGAAGag AGTTCTACAtgtgcagtggttaaaacaatgctTCCAAAAGACCCCTACCGAAAATTTTCA TATCAGCATCATAACGGTGTGGACTTTGACTGCGAGCTGAGGATGCTCATCCATCAGAGTCTAGCTGGGAGCATCATTGGCGTGAAGGGCGCTAAGATTAAGGAACTCCGTGAA AGCACCCAGACCACCATCAAGCTCTTTCAGGAGTGCTGTCCTCAGTCCACTGACCGCGTGGTGCTCGTGGGGGGGAAAGCGGAGCGGGTGGTGCAGTGCATTAAGACCATGCTGGAGCTCATTGTGGAG gCTCCCATTAAAGGTCGAGCTCAGCAGTACGACCCTAACTTTTACGATGAGACGTATGACTATGGTGGCTTCAGTATGATGCATGAAGATCGGGGCCGTCGGCCAATGGGAGGCTTCTCCTCGAGGGGGCGTGGCAGCGGTGGAGGCTTCGATCGAATGCCCCCCAGCGGGGGTCGTGGCGGTCACCACATGCAAAACAGGAGAGACTACGATGACATGAGCCCACGCAGGGGCCCCCCTCCAGCCCAGAGAGGGGGAAGAGGAGGGAGTCGCCCTCACCGAAGCATGCCCATGGGACCCCCACACCACAGGAGAGG TGATGATCAGTACTCCTACAGCTCCCAGCGTGGCCACATGGAAGAACGGCGGCA CGGGGAAAGACGAGGGCGCAATGATCGTTATGGAGGCAGCATG AACGATGGATATG ACAGCAGTCCATCTTGGGATTCCTCTTATCAGTCTG GTGGAAGGAGTAGTTACACCGAAGGTCCTGTGATCACCACACAAGTGACCATTCCTAAAGAT CTGGCGGGATCCATCATCGGTAAAGGCGGTCAGAGGATCAAGCAGATTCGGCATGAGTCCGGAGCCTCGATCAAAATCGACGAGCCCCTGCAGGGTTCAGAGGACCGCATCATCACCATCACCGGGACCCAAGACCAGATCCAGAACGCTCAGTACCTGTTACAGAACAG CGCTCTACACCTCTTGGGACGCCAGAACTGA
- the LOC109081231 gene encoding heterogeneous nuclear ribonucleoprotein K-like isoform X1: MELENDPQEEETFSSKESNGKRSAEETEEDKPHKRSRNSDDMVELRILLQSKNAGAVIGKGGKNIKALRTDYNATVSVPDSSGPERILSISADIPTVAEILLKVIPTLEESSTCAVVKTMLPKDPYRKFSYQHHNGVDFDCELRMLIHQSLAGSIIGVKGAKIKELRESTQTTIKLFQECCPQSTDRVVLVGGKAERVVQCIKTMLELIVEAPIKGRAQQYDPNFYDETYDYGGFSMMHEDRGRRPMGGFSSRGRGSGGGFDRMPPSGGRGGHHMQNRRDYDDMSPRRGPPPAQRGGRGGSRPHRSMPMGPPHHRRGDDQYSYSSQRGHMEERRHGERRGRNDRYGGSMNDGYDSSPSWDSSYQSGGRSSYTEGPVITTQVTIPKDVSKSLLDCYALHLTHTCLRPSAVILSWRDPSSVKAVRGSSRFGMSPEPRSKSTSPCRVQRTASSPSPGPKTRSRTLSTCYRTALYTSWDARTDQPTFLRMSIQLRD, encoded by the exons ATGGAGCTAGAAAATGACCCACAGGAAGAGGAGACTTTCAGCAGCAAAGAGAGCAATG GCAAGCGCTCTGCTGAGGAGACGGAGGAGGACAAGCCTCATAAGCGATCCCGAAATTCTGACGACATGGTGGAGCTCAGAATCCTGCTACAGAGCAAA AACGCCGGAGCGGTGATCGGAAAGGGTGGGAAGAATATTAAAGCCCTGCGCACAGAC TACAATGCCACTGTGTCTGTCCCAGACAGCAGTGGGCCCGAGCG AATCCTCAGCATAAGTGCAGATATTCCCACGGTAGCTGAGATATTGCTGAAGGTCATACCTACTCTGGAAGag AGTTCTACAtgtgcagtggttaaaacaatgctTCCAAAAGACCCCTACCGAAAATTTTCA TATCAGCATCATAACGGTGTGGACTTTGACTGCGAGCTGAGGATGCTCATCCATCAGAGTCTAGCTGGGAGCATCATTGGCGTGAAGGGCGCTAAGATTAAGGAACTCCGTGAA AGCACCCAGACCACCATCAAGCTCTTTCAGGAGTGCTGTCCTCAGTCCACTGACCGCGTGGTGCTCGTGGGGGGGAAAGCGGAGCGGGTGGTGCAGTGCATTAAGACCATGCTGGAGCTCATTGTGGAG gCTCCCATTAAAGGTCGAGCTCAGCAGTACGACCCTAACTTTTACGATGAGACGTATGACTATGGTGGCTTCAGTATGATGCATGAAGATCGGGGCCGTCGGCCAATGGGAGGCTTCTCCTCGAGGGGGCGTGGCAGCGGTGGAGGCTTCGATCGAATGCCCCCCAGCGGGGGTCGTGGCGGTCACCACATGCAAAACAGGAGAGACTACGATGACATGAGCCCACGCAGGGGCCCCCCTCCAGCCCAGAGAGGGGGAAGAGGAGGGAGTCGCCCTCACCGAAGCATGCCCATGGGACCCCCACACCACAGGAGAGG TGATGATCAGTACTCCTACAGCTCCCAGCGTGGCCACATGGAAGAACGGCGGCA CGGGGAAAGACGAGGGCGCAATGATCGTTATGGAGGCAGCATG AACGATGGATATG ACAGCAGTCCATCTTGGGATTCCTCTTATCAGTCTG GTGGAAGGAGTAGTTACACCGAAGGTCCTGTGATCACCACACAAGTGACCATTCCTAAAGATGTGAGTAAATCGCTCCTGGATTGCTACGCTTTACACCTGACACACACGTGTTTACGTCCCTCTGCTGTGATTCTCAGCTGGCGGGATCCATCATCGGTAAAGGCGGTCAGAGGATCAAGCAGATTCGGCATGAGTCCGGAGCCTCGATCAAAATCGACGAGCCCCTGCAGGGTTCAGAGGACCGCATCATCACCATCACCGGGACCCAAGACCAGATCCAGAACGCTCAGTACCTGTTACAGAACAG CGCTCTACACCTCTTGGGACGCCAGAACTGACCAGCCCACGTTTCTCAGGATGTCCATCCAGCTGCGGGACTGA